From Sporosarcina sp. Marseille-Q4943, the proteins below share one genomic window:
- a CDS encoding XkdF-like putative serine protease domain-containing protein — protein sequence MARELINANITHVSYVDKGANKKQFFLTKSAEQPTFQKEVKVFVNKEEAEQQLVYGIVYEPDVEDAHGDFMTAAEIEKAAHGFMKDARNIDTQHDFESGVGEVVESYIAPADFMLGEQEVKKGAWVLVTKATDEIWEQIKKGEITGYSMAGTAETIEKQEDEKPVSKSEDDEKGLFNLLKNFFAGKTTVEKGEVADKYKRDRRRREFWAAQDALNSVIFNWDDWDSHLETDTTKIREALQDFIDIAQEVLIEDDILKAVGKPPERDEADVKKEDIEKMLDEKLAPITKKLEEFEKEEGGAGAGEEPMPEEALLKQFAEVLDEKLTPVNERLEAVEKARGVSRQADPEGAGTHIEKSDGPSYMRHFG from the coding sequence GTGGCAAGGGAACTAATCAACGCAAATATTACACATGTCTCTTACGTCGACAAAGGCGCCAACAAAAAGCAGTTCTTCCTCACGAAATCAGCTGAACAACCGACCTTTCAAAAAGAGGTCAAGGTGTTCGTCAACAAAGAGGAAGCTGAACAGCAACTCGTCTATGGCATTGTGTATGAGCCTGATGTTGAGGATGCTCACGGGGACTTCATGACTGCTGCCGAAATTGAAAAGGCGGCGCACGGCTTTATGAAGGATGCCCGGAACATCGACACGCAGCATGATTTTGAATCGGGTGTCGGTGAAGTGGTCGAGTCGTACATTGCTCCTGCTGATTTCATGCTGGGGGAACAGGAAGTGAAGAAGGGCGCATGGGTGCTCGTCACGAAAGCGACCGATGAAATCTGGGAACAGATCAAGAAAGGCGAGATTACTGGCTACAGTATGGCCGGCACAGCCGAAACAATAGAAAAACAAGAGGATGAAAAGCCTGTTTCTAAGTCAGAAGATGACGAGAAGGGGCTTTTTAATTTGCTTAAAAACTTCTTTGCTGGCAAAACAACTGTCGAAAAAGGGGAAGTCGCTGACAAATATAAGCGCGACCGTAGACGTAGAGAGTTTTGGGCGGCTCAAGACGCATTAAACAGCGTAATTTTCAATTGGGATGACTGGGATAGCCATTTAGAAACGGATACAACAAAAATTCGCGAAGCGCTTCAAGATTTTATTGATATCGCTCAGGAAGTGCTAATCGAAGATGACATTTTAAAAGCGGTGGGCAAACCACCTGAAAGGGATGAAGCAGACGTGAAAAAAGAAGATATCGAAAAGATGCTAGATGAAAAACTAGCGCCAATCACGAAGAAGCTCGAGGAATTCGAGAAGGAAGAGGGCGGCGCGGGTGCTGGTGAAGAGCCGATGCCGGAAGAAGCGCTCTTGAAACAGTTTGCCGAGGTGCTGGACGAAAAGCTGACTCCAGTGAACGAACGTCTTGAAGCAGTGGAGAAAGCCCGCGGCGTTTCAAGGCAAGCGGATCCAGAAGGTGCTGGAACACATATCGAAAAGTCTGATGGCCCATCATACATGCGCCACTTCGGATAA
- a CDS encoding phage major capsid protein, with the protein MKTNQTILSKESTVASIKKNLDIPMAVKDAEAFLVDTINTASTLPKLAPIYRDVAAGNLDALSVGRRKIREAGREDLPTGTDSIKNRKIPYAVRKVKWDEWLQNDDVFYSMSARGDNAEAKVISMIQQQFGVDLQDLIFNGDTEAVEDVAFLGILDGFVKKMKQSKYKTDLATAEPTIMDFVNHIQLLPERYKSFPDIAWFITQKTNDKLVAMIANRQTGFGDAVLQDGKITRLAGYPTEVVAEMQGGFAALTPRSNLKPVFTRQLRYIRTADGATAAAKDATYHVLYAYLDAIVREIDAVAWMSGDKL; encoded by the coding sequence ATGAAAACCAATCAAACAATTCTATCTAAAGAATCGACAGTCGCTAGCATCAAAAAGAACTTGGATATTCCAATGGCGGTCAAAGATGCGGAAGCGTTCCTAGTTGATACGATCAACACAGCTTCCACCTTGCCGAAACTAGCGCCGATCTATCGCGATGTAGCTGCCGGAAACCTCGATGCGCTTTCAGTCGGGCGCCGTAAAATCCGTGAGGCGGGAAGAGAAGACCTTCCAACAGGCACAGACTCCATCAAAAACCGTAAAATCCCGTATGCAGTCCGTAAGGTCAAATGGGATGAATGGCTACAAAATGACGATGTGTTCTACTCCATGTCAGCACGTGGCGATAATGCGGAAGCGAAAGTCATCAGCATGATCCAGCAGCAGTTCGGCGTGGACTTGCAGGACTTGATCTTTAACGGGGACACGGAAGCGGTTGAGGATGTCGCATTCCTTGGCATTCTTGACGGCTTCGTTAAGAAAATGAAGCAATCCAAGTATAAAACGGACCTTGCTACAGCTGAACCGACAATCATGGACTTTGTGAACCATATTCAGCTGCTTCCAGAGCGTTACAAGAGCTTCCCGGACATTGCATGGTTCATTACACAGAAAACGAACGACAAGCTCGTGGCGATGATTGCAAACCGTCAGACAGGGTTTGGTGATGCGGTGCTTCAGGACGGTAAAATTACACGTCTTGCGGGTTATCCAACCGAGGTAGTAGCTGAAATGCAAGGCGGATTCGCTGCGCTTACTCCACGTAGCAACCTGAAACCGGTATTCACTCGCCAGCTTCGCTATATCCGTACAGCTGATGGAGCAACGGCGGCCGCGAAAGATGCGACATATCACGTGCTCTATGCGTACCTAGATGCCATCGTCCGTGAAATCGATGCTGTCGCATGGATGTCTGGCGACAAACTATAA
- a CDS encoding DUF3199 family protein produces the protein MSITPTELQAYTDFEAVKERAAEKLELDILEAETYIEKEIGKSLSEFTSLPRKLRLALLKVAQFFALVNGDESLMKGYKSEKIGDYSYTLGDGSKMTMPDVLDLLDEYMEKESSTGGFFMRMRPL, from the coding sequence ATGTCTATTACTCCTACTGAGCTTCAAGCTTACACTGATTTCGAAGCCGTGAAGGAACGTGCAGCTGAAAAGCTGGAATTAGACATTCTCGAGGCTGAGACGTATATCGAAAAAGAAATTGGGAAATCATTATCAGAATTTACTTCACTTCCCCGAAAACTGCGGCTAGCCTTGCTGAAGGTGGCGCAGTTTTTTGCGTTGGTCAATGGTGACGAATCCTTGATGAAGGGCTATAAATCGGAGAAAATCGGCGATTACAGCTATACGCTCGGGGACGGAAGCAAGATGACCATGCCGGATGTGTTGGATTTGCTGGATGAATACATGGAAAAAGAGTCGTCTACAGGCGGCTTTTTCATGAGGATGAGACCGCTATGA
- a CDS encoding DUF3599 family protein, with product MSYKKLLTHRCDIYHLKERNVGGGGSWGIPDEDAEKEFYYDDVPDLSNVRCYFTEKNQSIIQLEPNNSIFQTFLVHFLSNADIRTNSKVVWDGVTYKMQKPRLIKNHHQEVTVVRDDNL from the coding sequence ATGAGCTACAAGAAGCTTTTAACGCATCGTTGTGACATCTATCATCTGAAAGAACGCAATGTTGGCGGAGGTGGCAGCTGGGGCATTCCAGATGAAGATGCGGAGAAGGAATTCTATTACGATGACGTGCCTGATCTATCAAACGTCCGGTGCTATTTCACGGAAAAGAATCAGTCGATTATCCAACTAGAGCCGAATAACTCCATATTCCAGACGTTCCTGGTCCATTTCCTGTCGAACGCCGATATTCGGACGAACAGCAAAGTTGTCTGGGATGGCGTTACGTACAAAATGCAAAAACCAAGATTGATAAAGAATCATCACCAAGAAGTCACGGTAGTGAGGGATGATAACCTATGA
- a CDS encoding HK97 gp10 family phage protein — translation MKFNIDGLEAFAKALDDAANGELRAEFALWLDAMGLEFLDLIQDEIIRTNTVDTGRLLNSFGKGDKDNVWSISEGKLSLDIGTNVEYASYVNDGHFTIDPSKGLDRRWVPGVWKGKRFEYTPGADTGMLLKFTWIDGTHYWDNAFAIFERMFEKSLERRFQEWLDKTF, via the coding sequence ATGAAATTCAATATTGACGGTTTGGAAGCATTCGCCAAGGCGCTGGATGATGCGGCGAACGGAGAATTACGGGCGGAATTTGCTTTATGGCTCGATGCGATGGGCTTGGAATTCCTTGATTTGATTCAGGATGAAATCATTCGAACGAACACAGTCGATACGGGCAGACTCTTGAATTCATTCGGGAAAGGCGATAAAGACAACGTGTGGTCAATATCGGAAGGAAAGCTGTCTCTGGACATTGGAACGAATGTCGAATATGCGTCTTATGTGAACGATGGTCATTTTACTATTGATCCATCCAAGGGACTCGACAGAAGATGGGTACCAGGAGTTTGGAAAGGAAAACGCTTTGAATATACTCCTGGTGCTGATACAGGAATGTTATTAAAATTCACTTGGATTGACGGCACTCATTATTGGGACAATGCTTTCGCCATCTTCGAGAGGATGTTCGAAAAGAGCCTTGAACGTCGATTTCAGGAATGGCTGGATAAAACATTTTAG
- a CDS encoding DUF6838 family protein, producing MNPEVGSIMGYFYGLFPVKVYTEKVPENFAVPSMYFPEPFSFDGNDTNSTFLKTYSLGVKLFHQTSQRAHAEAERIADAVRMKRSIIPLINQDGTLTGDYVRIRRIETRIIDDGVAVIQLTWDSRYHYEKDKYIPLCDIVVKVGVN from the coding sequence ATGAATCCAGAAGTCGGATCCATAATGGGATACTTTTACGGATTATTCCCAGTCAAAGTGTATACGGAAAAGGTTCCGGAAAACTTCGCGGTCCCATCAATGTACTTTCCGGAGCCATTCAGCTTTGACGGGAATGATACGAATTCGACATTCCTCAAGACGTACAGCTTGGGCGTAAAGCTCTTCCACCAGACGTCACAAAGGGCACATGCGGAGGCGGAGCGAATTGCAGATGCCGTACGTATGAAAAGGAGCATCATCCCCCTCATCAACCAGGACGGAACATTGACAGGCGATTACGTACGTATCAGGCGCATCGAGACACGCATAATCGATGACGGTGTAGCGGTCATCCAGCTGACATGGGATAGCCGTTATCACTATGAGAAGGACAAATATATACCACTTTGCGACATCGTGGTAAAAGTAGGGGTGAATTAA
- a CDS encoding phage tail sheath family protein, whose amino-acid sequence MNGGTWTPGVEKERAGIYFRFISAANRRIRAGIRGRVALPLVLSWGESKKFFEITEPSDTQSKFGLDIDDPSLLLLREAKKRSLTVLGYRLNEGEKATASLGTDVTATAAHSGEKGNDILIRIGTNVLDETKKDVIVYFGLNQVDRQTVADAKDFVPNKYMSIDGTGPLEDTAGIKLKGGTDGTTTNLDYADFLAAAETEFWDTIGLPVEAEDELKVTFASFVRRLRDQQGVKVQGVLANSPADFEGIINVTNGAVLPEKTLTPAETVAWVAGASAGATIYQSLTFVEYEGAIDVNPRYDHDETVARLRKGEFMFTYDPREKVVTVEKDINSFVSFSSLKDKKFSKNKIMRIFDGINNDLTREVKAEIKSRKDRGQDIPTDDDGIQILTTMITIYMNILQEGGAIKNFVATEDINITINEDGDGFFINIGVQPVDSGEKFYFGIEAR is encoded by the coding sequence ATGAACGGTGGTACATGGACGCCCGGCGTTGAAAAAGAGCGCGCAGGCATTTATTTCCGATTCATATCGGCGGCCAACCGTCGGATTCGAGCCGGCATCCGGGGACGTGTAGCGCTTCCGCTCGTATTGAGCTGGGGCGAATCAAAGAAGTTCTTCGAAATCACGGAGCCGTCGGATACGCAAAGCAAATTCGGCTTGGATATCGACGATCCATCCCTGTTGCTGTTGCGTGAAGCGAAAAAGCGGAGCTTAACTGTTTTGGGCTATCGCTTGAACGAAGGTGAAAAAGCAACAGCAAGCCTTGGAACCGATGTGACTGCTACTGCTGCACATAGCGGTGAAAAAGGTAACGACATTTTAATTCGAATCGGAACAAACGTCTTGGATGAGACGAAGAAGGACGTCATTGTCTACTTCGGGTTGAATCAGGTGGATCGTCAGACAGTCGCTGATGCAAAAGATTTTGTACCGAACAAATACATGTCAATTGACGGTACTGGACCATTGGAAGATACAGCCGGAATCAAGTTGAAAGGCGGAACTGACGGAACGACGACCAATCTGGATTATGCCGATTTCCTTGCGGCAGCTGAAACGGAGTTTTGGGATACGATCGGCCTGCCGGTTGAGGCGGAAGACGAATTGAAAGTGACCTTTGCTTCGTTCGTCAGACGACTCAGGGACCAGCAAGGTGTGAAAGTGCAAGGTGTATTGGCCAACTCGCCAGCTGACTTCGAGGGCATCATCAACGTGACAAATGGGGCAGTGTTGCCAGAGAAAACTCTGACACCTGCCGAAACCGTCGCATGGGTAGCAGGAGCAAGTGCGGGAGCGACAATCTATCAATCCCTGACCTTCGTAGAATACGAAGGAGCGATTGACGTCAATCCGCGATACGATCACGACGAAACCGTTGCACGCTTGCGTAAAGGTGAATTCATGTTCACGTACGATCCGCGCGAGAAGGTAGTGACCGTGGAAAAGGACATCAACTCGTTTGTTTCGTTCTCTTCCTTGAAGGACAAGAAGTTTTCCAAGAATAAAATCATGCGAATTTTCGATGGAATCAACAACGATTTAACTCGTGAAGTCAAAGCGGAAATTAAATCACGGAAAGACCGCGGCCAAGATATCCCTACCGATGATGACGGCATTCAAATCCTTACCACGATGATTACTATTTACATGAACATCTTGCAAGAAGGCGGCGCAATCAAGAACTTCGTTGCCACTGAAGACATCAACATCACGATTAATGAAGACGGAGATGGCTTCTTTATCAATATCGGGGTTCAACCAGTAGATAGCGGTGAGAAATTCTACTTCGGCATTGAAGCTCGCTAA
- a CDS encoding phage tail tube protein, which produces MKGFRAKNTISGKEGRLFLDGEELAYIKNYEALIEKTKSEIPIMGRRMIGHKSGGVRGTGTATFYKVTSKFVKIMLNYVKNGEDAYFTIQSVLDDKGSGRGTERVTLFDVNFDSAKIAALDVEADALEEEVPFTFEDADMPQALKDTFE; this is translated from the coding sequence ATGAAGGGTTTTCGCGCGAAGAATACGATCAGCGGAAAAGAAGGCCGCTTGTTCCTTGACGGGGAAGAGCTTGCCTATATCAAGAACTACGAAGCGTTGATTGAAAAAACAAAATCAGAAATTCCAATCATGGGGCGTCGGATGATCGGTCACAAATCAGGCGGCGTAAGAGGAACCGGAACGGCGACTTTCTACAAAGTCACTTCCAAATTCGTCAAGATTATGCTCAACTACGTGAAGAACGGCGAAGATGCCTATTTCACGATCCAGTCGGTATTGGATGACAAGGGATCAGGACGGGGTACCGAGCGGGTGACATTGTTTGATGTGAACTTCGACAGTGCCAAGATTGCGGCTTTGGACGTGGAAGCAGATGCACTGGAAGAAGAAGTTCCATTCACATTTGAGGATGCGGATATGCCTCAAGCCTTGAAAGATACATTTGAATGA
- a CDS encoding phage portal protein, producing the protein MTNQDETLAKVYDLSFFMPGKAEEAEEVKHPISKRFKDKEGNIIPFVFKPVATERIDEIEQLHTKPVFEKGRKVGENVDNARFMAQLAVESTIYPDFKSVEFRQAYKTEDPIEVAKRVLHVGGEYAAWIKKASDINGFDDSLEELEEAIKN; encoded by the coding sequence ATGACAAATCAAGACGAAACGCTAGCAAAAGTATATGACCTCTCATTCTTCATGCCAGGCAAGGCAGAAGAAGCGGAGGAAGTGAAGCATCCGATTTCCAAGCGGTTCAAGGACAAAGAAGGGAATATTATCCCGTTTGTCTTCAAGCCGGTCGCCACGGAACGTATCGATGAAATTGAACAACTGCATACGAAACCCGTCTTCGAAAAAGGCCGCAAAGTCGGTGAAAACGTAGACAATGCACGATTCATGGCTCAATTGGCAGTGGAATCGACCATTTATCCTGATTTTAAGTCCGTTGAATTCAGACAGGCCTACAAGACGGAAGATCCGATTGAAGTTGCCAAACGAGTGCTTCATGTCGGCGGAGAATATGCAGCATGGATTAAGAAGGCATCCGACATCAACGGTTTCGACGATTCACTTGAGGAGCTAGAAGAAGCAATAAAAAACTAA